A region of the Sodalis ligni genome:
CCAGCTCAATAATCTCGACACGTCGCCCGATCGCAACCCGCTAATCCATAAGATTAAAATACTCAGTGCGCACATTGATGCGCTGGCAAAGGATGCAGCGGCTTTTCGTCAATCTTGCCGCATGTGACATCACGCCGGCCCATGTTCTTGTTCCCTGTCTTTCTCCCGCTCTTTTTTACTGCGTTCTTTAAAGGTAACAGCTGGATCATTATTTCCCTTTCTACCAGGACCGGCGGGCGTCAGGGGAAATACGTTTCTCAGGTGAGTTCGCAGATTATTCCAAAGGGTCGGGGCAGGGCGGGTGTTCTTTTTTTCAAATACCACGGGCATGTCGTATGCCTGCGGCTTATAAAGCAGTTCAAGCATATCATCCCGGTCCTGCAAACCGTCGACATAGCCGTTTATCATACAATCCAGCACAAATTGAAAACGAAGCAGGGAGCTGGTGGTCCGTCTGCCTGCCTGCAACACGATGTCAAGAGTTTCCAAATGGACAATATAATTTTCGAACATCTCTCCCAGGAGTTTGGGTTCATCACGGGCGGCGTAGTGCGCAGATAAGCACAGTTTGAAAAAGTTGTAGGTATGGAGGCCGCAGTCATTACTGTATTGAAACGGTTGGCGCAGAGTGATGATTTTCGCCTCCTCACCCGGCCCAATCAGGCACTTAATCAATGCTGACTTATTATCATTTGTGTCGGGGGGGCTATTGCTGTCAAAAAGGGTAAAGTGATAACCCTCAGTCGTCTTGACGGCGAGGACTGCGCTGAAATGCCCGTCCGCCGCCCGTTGCGTGCTGTTATTAAGGGATGTGGACAGGATTGGGAACAGCAGTTTTTGCCCTGGAACAAGCCGCTTGAGTTTTTCCTTGGCGTTGTTTTTGAATAACACCGATTCGTCTTTGAGGTACTTGCCGAGATCAAAAGGGTCAATAGCCTCGTTCTCACTATACAGTAGCGTGCTGGAGAAAAAGATACCTTCTTTGTCCACGACGAGTAAGTGAATGGCGGTATCCAGTACCTGTCTGTCCATAGGATGGTAGGTGTGAGTCATGGGCGCAAGCGCCTTTGGAATTGTCAGAAAATGACCTATACTCTGATATAAATCCGTTAATTCAGTTAAGTCGTCGGCTAATCTGGCCATTTTTATATTGGACAACGTCATGGCGCAGAGTCTGGCTTTGATTCTTGTATTCAAATGCTCAAGATTAATCTGCCGTCGGACGGCGGCATAAAATAACAGTGATGCGCTTTGGTAAATCCTATCCCTTACCTGATTCCCCTGCCCCTCGCAGATCATAACGTCGTAAAGTTTTATCCCCAGAACGACTGATTTGCTGATGTCGCAAGGACCAAGCGGATTCGCTGGGGCAACGGGACACTGTTGCCATAGCTGGACAATAATGTCTGCTCTGGTACCTATATCCCCGTCATAGAACCTGTGCATTACCCTTCTTTCATCGTTCCGACAACGAAAATCAAGAGTGGGTATGGCCTGGGATGCAAGGGAATTTCCATTCAAGTGAAGCATACAAGCCTCTTGGAAAATTTATTTAAGGATATTTTCACTCTCTAAACCTGATTCAATTATTTATTAAATTCTTGTGATTATTTAAGTGAGATATAATTTAAAACTATTAGCTTAATATTTATCTGCCTATTTACTAACTTTTCGCTTTTAGAAAACACCTTAAAAGAAGAGACGTAAACTGTGAATTAAAAATTAAGCCAATTTATAATTAACCGTCTGATACGGTAAGCTATGGTCATAACAAGCGGTTCGCCGAAATGTCGTAGGAGACGTTATCGTTTTTCAGATAATGTCAGCACAAATCGGTGTTTCAATATGGAAAGAAATTGCGCTTTACTGTGGATCTGCATCGATTGTTGGCTGCGACGAGGTTTATCATGAAAAATACGTCAGTTTCTACCGTAAGAGGCATGTTCTGGCAGCGCATCCGGGATAAATTCATCTTTCCGGCCCAGCGGGATCCCGCCATGGATGTTGCGCGCAGATTGGCCGCGTTTTTGCCCTTGGGGTGCTTATACGGCGTTGAAATCGAAATGGAGTCCCTCGACCCGTCCCGCCATGACAGGGAGTAGTCACTGCCTTCTGATGGTGGACGTCAGCATGATGCCAGTTATGATGACGTCCGTCCGTACAGGCGCCGGATGGCTGAATACTTAGTGTGCCCCCACGTTTATTTCTGCTCCTAAGCATAAAATTTTATAGTCAATTGCCGATAATAAAGCCATTGCCATTTTCGCCAGGCATATCTCCCCATGATAGGGCTTCGCTTAACGTTCACTGCAACTGAACGCTAACGTGACGCGGATCGCTCGTGGGCATGTGCTGTCAGGAAAAACAGCAAAGTGACATTGCAAGGGTGCTTGTATGAATTTTATAAAAATATAAAGATAAGAACGGCGGTGATGGTTATTCTTATTTTCTTCTCTTTGCTGTGGCTAGGCGTTTCCGCATATACCCTTTATTCCCTTAATCAAGTCAATCAAACCTTGCAGCTGAGCAACAACGAACAGCTAAACAGCGACATCATTAATGGCGCCAATGACCATTATTATCGTGTCGTCACGACATTGGAACGTGCGGCCCGCGCCGGACAATCCGGCGCCCGTGCCGATGCCGACATGGAGTTGGGCTCGGTGGCCTCGGAGCTGGAGCTTATCGACCAGGGTTTGACGCAGTTCAAAGGCATCGATCACGGCCAGCTGGATCCGCTGCTGGTGGATAAAATTTACAACAGCTCGCTGCAGCTGCGTACCCTTGGCATACAGCCGCTCCTGCTGGCGGTAAAGGACGGGCGGTATGACGATTTCAACCAGGGTCTACACGACACCTATTTACCGCTGCGTAAGCAATTCACTTCGGTAATGCAGGAATACGACGGCGCGGTGGACGCTATCAAGAACGCATCCAATGAACGGATCGCCCTGTTGACGACCCTGTGCCAACGGGCATTACTGGCGGCGCTGTTGGCCGGAGTGGTAATTTTGCTGTTTACAGATCGTTATCTTGTGCGTCATCTGGTGAGGCCGCTTAATGCCATTAAAGGGCATTTTCGGTCACTGGCCGCCGGTCAGCTCGGTTTCACCATCACCGATATGGGTCGCAACTGTGTCGGCGAACTTATTCCGTTCCTGCGTGACATGCAAACCCACTGGGTTAATACGGTAACGCAAATCCGCGGCAGCGCGGAATCCATCTACCAAGGCGCCGGCGAGATTTCCCAAGGCAATACCGATCTTTCCTCGCGCACGGAGCAGCAGGCTTCCGCTCTGGAACAGACCGCCGCCAGTATGGAACAGCTCAACTCAACGGTAAAACACAACACAGAAAATGCCCACCAGGCCAGTAAACTGGCGAAAGACGCCTCGGAGACCGCCAAGAAGGGCGGCATCATTGTCGAGGAAGTTGTGGCGACCATGGGCAGCATAGCCGCCAGTTCAAAGAAAATCGTCGAAATCATAGATGTTATCAACGGCATTGCTTTCCAGACCAATATTCTGGCCCTCAACGCGGCGGTGGAAGCAGCCCGGGCCGGCGAACAGGGCCGGGGATTCGCCGTGGTGGCGGGGGAAGTGCGCAGCCTGGCGCAGCGCAGCGGACAGGCGGCGAAAGAGATTCAAACCCTGATCGGCGAATCGGTGGAGCGCGTCGGTATCGGTTCTAAACAGGTTGCCAATGCGGGCGCCACTATGGGGGATATCGTCAAGGCCATCACCCATGTGACGGATATTATGGGAGAAATCGCCTCTGCATCCGATGAGCAAGGTAAGGGAATTGCACAAATCGGCCAGGCGGTGACGGAAATGGATAGCGTTACCCAGCAAAATTCCTCGCTGGTACAAGAATCCGCCGCCGCCTCGGCGTCTCTGGAAGAGCAGGCCCATTATCTCACCGAAATGGTGGCGCTATTCCAACTGGCGCCGGTAACCACCGTCCCGGGGCGAGCCAAGGCGCTGGTAGGTGAACTGGTGGCCCAGGACCGTTCGCAAATGGGGGAGCGGGCCGTGCAAAACCGTGCCGGAACATCCGCCGTTGAGCCGTTAGCGCAAGGCCGCGTCAGAACATCCTCCGTTGAGCCGTTATACCAGAGTCGGGTACGGGCAGCGGCGTCGATGCAGGCAGCTCAACGAGCCGGTAGCCTGAACGATGCGGCTACGGGACAGACCTTCGCAAGAATCCCGGCCAATGTTACGTCCGCTCAAAAACAGCGCAGGGCACCGGCTAAAAAGACGCCGGCCGTGGTCGGCAAGCTTAAAAATTTGGCGCCGGACGCGAACTGGCAAACTTTTTAGTCCCTCACTGAACAATCAGGGTAATGAACGCCCGGTCTCAGGGGCCGGGTAGGGTGGCGGTAAGTCTAATGGCCATGGTTTTAATTTCAGTTGGTAGGGGGGACTACTCGAGGGGAGAATATTGCAAAAGTGCAATTTTACTACACTATTTGCAGATAATTTTTCTAATATGCTGGAATTTTTAAATGAAAGTTAAGGGAATGAATGAAGGTTTCTTTGTTTTATTGTTAGTAATCAGTACTATTGCTTTTATTCTTGTTCTTAAGGCTTATTACTCCGCAATTCTTTGGGCCGCAATCCTTGCCCTGCTTTTTATCCTATAAAACAAAGATAAGAGAAAACTCAAAGACAAAATGGACTGGCCTCTTTTATAACTATTATTTTTATTTGCCTCATTGTTTTCATACCTCTTTCATTAATCACAACCTCGCTTGCAATGGAATGCAATGATTTATATAACGCAGTTCAACATAACCAGATACCGTTTGCCACCATTTTCAACGGCGCCCTGGAGCACCTTCCCAAAAGAATGCAGGAATACATTTCCGTACACGATTTGAGCAATGTCACGACGCTGCAACACAAATTATCCGATGTATTTATGCGGGGGAGTCAAACGCTCGCCAACAGTGTGCTTTTGATCGGCGAGAGTACTTTTAGTTTCACGGTCAGCTTTGGCATTATGTTATATCTGATGTTTTTCTTTTTGAAAGATGGATCTCATCTTGTTAAATTGATCCTCGACTCGCTCCCTTTATCCAGATATATCAAACACCATCTGTTTGTAAAATTCGCCGCCGTAGCAAAAGCAACGGTAAAAGGGACTGTCATTGTCGCTCTTGTCCAAGGCGCCTTAGGCGCCATGGCGTTTTATATCGTGGGCGTTAAAGGAGTTATGCTTTGGGGCGCGCTGATGGCATTCCTTTCGCTCATTCCCGCTATTGGTTCAGCCATCATCTGGGCGCCCGTTGCTATCTATTTCTTCTTTGCCGGCGTTGTCTGGAAGGGCTTCTTTTAGTGGTATTTTTCGTCGTCATTATTGGTTTGGTGGACAATATCCTCAGGCCGCTGCTCGTGGGTAAAGACACTAAATTGCCTGACTATGTGGTGCTTATCTCTACCCTTGGCGGCATGGCATTCTTCGGCCTTAATGGATTTATCATCGGCCCGCTGATTGCCTCCTTTTATCGCTTGTTGGAATTTACTCTCCGGCAGAGATCATCGGGGAATGTGGTAGAGATAGATGAAGATATTATAACTGAAGCACAAGAAAGCGAAAATCTCATGGTACAGCAAGCAATAGATAAACTTGATAAAATCGAGAAAAGCGAAAGCATAGACAAGCCTTAAGGATATTTCCGGTCTATATGACCAGACACTATCCCTGCCAACGGCATTGCATCTTGGTTTTCAAACGTGTCCATAGGGCATCTTTGCTTCCAAAACATGTTCAACATGTATAGCATCATGCGTTATATGAGTTTCTATATAATGGTTGATGCCGAGGTCTAAATAACTGCGCCTAATAGTAGATCACCGAAGGGAACTCAATCCGGTTTGAGCGATCTGATCAATCGCCAAACATCACAAATCACCAACCGGACTGAGTTATGCCGATCATAGCACCCATACCCAGAAATGAACGACGCCAGATGCAAAAAATTGTCCAGAAAACGGCAGATAAGAATCATGCCAGACGCCTTATCGCCATGTTGATGTTGCACCGGGGTGAATCGCTGACTTGCGTTGCTAAAACCCTATGTGCCGCCCGTTCTTCCGTCGGACGCTGGATTAATTGGTTCACGTTATTTGGTATTGAAGGCCTGAAAAGTCTACCACCGGGCCGTCAAAAAAAATGGCCTGTCGACGACATGCTGCGAATGCTCAATTTGCTTGTTCAGCGCTCCCCGCAAGATTTTGGCTATCTGCGCTCACGCTGGAGTACCGAGATGTTAACGATTGAAATTAATAAGTTATTTAACTCTACGTTGCATCCTGGCTCACTTCGCCGTTGGTTGCCAGGAGCCGGCATTGTCTGGCGCAGAGCGGCTCCGACCTTGCATATTCGGGATCCTCACAGGAAGAAAAGCTGGCTGCAATTGATGAGGCATTGGCAAAGAACAGTGCTGAACATCCCGTGTTTTACGAGGATGAAGTTGATATCGATCTCAACCCAAAATCGGCGCGGACTGGCAGAAAAAGGTCAGCAGAAACGCATCCCTACGCCGGGTAAAATGAAAACATTACCTTGCAGGTGCGCTGCATGCTGGAACGGGCAGAGTGGATTACGTGAGTGGAACACGTAAAACTCAGGCTTGTTCATCGATATGCTATGCCAGCTGAGAAGCACGTATCGCAGCGCCAAAACGATCACCCTTATTGTCGATAATTACATCATTCACAAAAGTAAAAAGACATTGAAGTGGTTGAAGAAGAATCCAAAATTTATTCTTATTTATCAGCCGATTTACTCGCCATGGGTGAACAAAATAGAGCTCTTATGGTTAGCATTACACGAAACGGTGACCCGCAATCATCACTGTAAAACAATGTGGGAGTTACTAAAAAATGTCAGACAATTTATGAAAACCGCATCACCTTTCCCAGGCAACAAACCTGGACTAACAAAAGTGGAGCGGTAATAGGCGCAGTTATTTAGCTATATGAATTTGTACATGTTTTATCTGGGCGGCAATGCAGGCAAGTCTAATATCGAAGTTCACGACGTGCAGTTTGCCGCAGTGGAAACGCCTGGACAGGCCTGGCCGCTTTTGCGTGAAGCCTGGTATGGCGACAAAGACAAGATTCATCTTGACGGCTATACGATCATAAAGTGGACCGACGGCTATGATGTCACGTTGTCCACCGAACCCTATCAGGGCAAACAGAAGCTCTTTTTCGTTAATGCCGGCGGATACCGGCCGGATACCCTGGCGGAATTGCATGAGTTCGATCTGTTTGTGGCCGAGGACGCCGATGCCGCCAAAAGCCGGGCGCTAAAGACGCTGTTGCTCGGGATCGACCAGCAGCACAAGGATAACCTGAAGGACGTTGATGACTGCCTGCTATTGGATAAGGTGGGGGGATTTTATCTGCATCTTCATGAGAACCCCAATGGCGAGCCGGCGAAGCCTGCCTGGCAAGGTTATTTGCCCATCGGGGAATGATGGGCGCCTGCCGGAACCAGGCGCGCCGGCGGTGATGGTTTATTTATCTGATAGGCTATTGGCTGCTTTTTCAATGAGCGCGGCGACCTTGCCTGGCTGCGAAATATACACGGCGTGGCTGCCTTTAACTTCCACAACCTGGCTTTTGGCCCTGCTCGCCATGAAGCGTTCCAGGTCGGGGTTGATGGATCGGTCTTGGGTGGCGACCAGTGTCCAGCTAGGTTTGGTCTTCCATGCGGGCTGCTCCGCTGGCGTGCCGAAAATGGCCGCGGCGGGCATTACCTGGGAACGGGCCATGAAACCGGCCTGGCTGGCGGATATATCGGCTGCGAAATCAGCATGATAAACCTTGGGGTCAAGATACAGGAAATGGTCGGGAGTAGCGGTAATGCCCTTGCTGGCCTGGGGAATTCTTCCCGCCAGGGCGCCCAGTGTTTCCCCTTTTTCCGGCTGGAAGGCGGCAATATAAACCAGCCCCGCCACCTGCGGATCCTGGCCCGCTTCGCTGATGATAAACCCGCCGTAGCTATGGCCTACCAGCAGCGTTTTACCCTGCTGTTGATGAATGACACGCTGGGTGGCGGCCACGTCGTCAGCCAATGAGGTTTCCGGTTCTTGAACCAGCGAAACGTTGTAGCCTTTCTTATCCAGGATCCTAGTGACCGCCTGCCAGCCAGATGCATCGGCAAACGCGCCGTGCACCAGTACGATATTTTTTACCGGCTGGGCCTGTACCGCGCCTTGGGCCGAAAGTGAAAGCATGATGCCGGCAGCCAGCATACTCAGTGATCTTTTAAACATGATAAATCTCCTAAACAGGTAAATGGGTTGAAAACAGGCCTTGCCCGCTCGCGGTGTATCGTCTTCATTGCACCGCATGATGATAATTGTTTATCGCGATAAGTATTGCTGCGATAGATAATGATGAAAGCGCAGGAGCGTGTCAAGCGATTTGTTATTGCGATAGATAAAATCTGGATTTGTTGCTATGCTGATTGTCGACCTATCCATCTGACATCATGCAAAACAACCCTGGAGTCTGAAGTGACAAAGCCGCCGCGCCTGGAAGACCAGCTGTGTTATTCGATTTATTCAACCGCGTTGGCCATCAAAAGGCTGTATAAACCGATGCTGGATGCCATGGGCGTCACCTATCCGCAGTTTTTGGTGTTAAATGTGTTATGGGAGCAGGGGGAGCAGCCTATCGGCGCCATTGGCGAAAAGCTGGCGCTGGAAACCAGCACCCTGACGCCGTTGTTAAAACGTCTGGAAAACGAAGGATTTATTCAGCGGCTCCGCAACGTTCATGATGAGCGCCAGGTCATGATAACCTTGACCGACAAGGGCGCCGCCGTGCATGACAAGTCCGCTTGCCTGTCAATGACGCTGTTGTCCAGTTCACACCTGGAGTTGGGGCAGTTGCAGCGTTTGAATAAAGAGATCATCGCACTGCGTGATAACATCATTCAAAAGGTATAAGCGGGTGATGGATTAAGTCCTCATTGCGTCAATCATTATTTATGCGGACAAGAGCGCATAATCAACCCGGCGCGATGTCTTTTATTGGCGCTTTTTGTGGTATTCTTAACGCATACAATGGAGGCCATATGAAAAGATTCTTTGAGACAAAATATGAATTTGAGGATTATTCACCTGAAAAAGTCAGGCGTCTTGCTCAAGAAGTAATGCAGGAAATTGCAGACAAAAAAATTATTTCGAGCCTTATTGATATCGATATTATCAATCATCCTGAAAGGTGGCCTAAGGTTCCTAATAAGTCACGTGATGATTTCGATGATGTTATGTGGCGTAATTTACCGATAAAGGAACGATTTAAGATTCATTGCCGCGCAGGGTTCACCGCATGCCATGCCTTCATTCTTAGGTGGGTTTTTAATGATAGGAGAATGGCAGAGCGTAAGGAGAACCAAGAGATCTTCAAGACTGCGTTCTTAGAAGTCACCAAAAAAAATAAAAGTTATAATGATTAACAAAAACTTAGTAAGGCATGCCTAATTTTAACGGGTGAAAAATGTCATTTAGCGTGAATCCCCCTCCAAAACAATATCTGTATAATTCGCTAATTATTAAAGAAGGAGAGCCT
Encoded here:
- a CDS encoding DUF1543 domain-containing protein, translated to MNLYMFYLGGNAGKSNIEVHDVQFAAVETPGQAWPLLREAWYGDKDKIHLDGYTIIKWTDGYDVTLSTEPYQGKQKLFFVNAGGYRPDTLAELHEFDLFVAEDADAAKSRALKTLLLGIDQQHKDNLKDVDDCLLLDKVGGFYLHLHENPNGEPAKPAWQGYLPIGE
- a CDS encoding MarR family winged helix-turn-helix transcriptional regulator, with the protein product MTKPPRLEDQLCYSIYSTALAIKRLYKPMLDAMGVTYPQFLVLNVLWEQGEQPIGAIGEKLALETSTLTPLLKRLENEGFIQRLRNVHDERQVMITLTDKGAAVHDKSACLSMTLLSSSHLELGQLQRLNKEIIALRDNIIQKV
- a CDS encoding alpha/beta hydrolase, encoding MFKRSLSMLAAGIMLSLSAQGAVQAQPVKNIVLVHGAFADASGWQAVTRILDKKGYNVSLVQEPETSLADDVAATQRVIHQQQGKTLLVGHSYGGFIISEAGQDPQVAGLVYIAAFQPEKGETLGALAGRIPQASKGITATPDHFLYLDPKVYHADFAADISASQAGFMARSQVMPAAAIFGTPAEQPAWKTKPSWTLVATQDRSINPDLERFMASRAKSQVVEVKGSHAVYISQPGKVAALIEKAANSLSDK